One Argentina anserina chromosome 6, drPotAnse1.1, whole genome shotgun sequence genomic window, TTAAAGCTGTAGAAGCAAAGTCCATAAAGTACTTGAAAAATCAGTGGAATGTGAACAAGAAACTAGACTTAGAGGCTTGATATTACACGATATATGTATCATGAGCATTTTTGTTATGAAagcttgtgttttttttattgttaacaTATATTCTGTTTTTGTGACTTCTGGtgagaaaaaaaactgatgATATAGTTTTGATAGCATAATTGGTATCAGATTGTAAGAAGTGTTGCACTGAATTTGCACTTGTGGTTAAATTGTAGACTGAATAGGTTTCCCGGTCTCTTATGCTTTCAATTTATTGTATCCATTCTAATTTCTGAATGCCTTTTAATTAATCGTATATTGCAATTGTAGAGATTGGAGTATATCAGCTTGTTGAGGAAGAAGCGGGATCCATTGCTGCTTAATCGGGTATTCTTCTTTGGGCAATGGCAATCTTATTCAAGTATCTCTGAACTcttgacctttttttttaattgtttggttttgttagTTGCATTTAGCTATTATGGATACAGTTAATGAGGAAACTGAGGAAACATCCTCGGTTCCCCCAAATACTGGTAGACAAGCTAGTGATGTTTGGAATTATTTTGAGAAGGTTGAAAAAATGGTAAACAATGTAAAAGTTCTGAAGGCTAAGTGTGGTATTTGTGGTAGTTTGCTTGCTCGTGGGGGTAGTAATGGAACGGATCATTTGAAACGATATATTAGAAAGCATGTTGTGGCAAGTAGTCAAACTCAGGATGTTAGAACGGAAATGCAAATAGGTATAAATGCTGCTAGaaatatatcaaatttttGATATGATAAAAATGTTGCTCGGAAAGAAATTGTGGATTTTATAATTAGAGCTGAATTAccttttatatttgttgaaaaACATGATTTTACTGGCATGATTTAAAGATCATTTGCTCCTCAATTTACTGGAATTTCAGCCTCTACATGTAAAAGGGATGTGATGCTGAGCtacttaatttttttcaaaattttgatgGAAAAGTTTGTCTCACTTCTGATGTTTGGTCCTCACGACAAAAGATGGGGTATATGTCTCCCACTGCacatttcatagacaaagattGGTCTTTGAACAAaagaattatttattttaaaatgattgaGTATCCACATTCTGGAGAAATACTTgcacaacatatatatgaagaactgATTACTTGGCATATTCATGAAATTTTTTTCTCCATATCATTAGACAAGGCTTCAAATAATGATGTACTTGTACAATTACTTTCAGATTATCTTATGCTTGCATCAGTGCCTAAACAATTGTTTCATGTGCGTTGTTGTGCTCATATCCTTAATTTGATTGTGCAAGATGGGCTAAATACTTTCTCCATCAATTGAGAAAATAACCACCATTGTGCGTAGCAtgaattatggaaagaaaaatattgacAATGATGTTCCTCATAGGTGGAATTCCACATATGATCTTTTACTTttaactctgaaatacaaagATCCATTGCATAGATATGTGCAAAAAGTAAATGAATCTCGTTCTTGTAATTTAGCTTATCCAACTGAACAAGATTGGTTGATTGCTGAACATACTTGCGGTTTTCTTGCAATTTTTAACTCTTCTACAAAAATTTGCTGTGGTGTTTATTCACCTACTTCTAGTAGAGTTATAAATTGTCTAGTTGATATTTACCAAATATTTGCTGCATATTCTCATCTCAATATTTTTAAAGCTGCTTTAGAGgcaatgaaaacaaaatttgATAAGTATTGGTCTAAGTTTCTGATGGTTTTTTGTCTTGCTACTATCATGGATCCTAGATTCAAGTTATTAGCAATTGAAGAGTGGCTGAAGTGTTTTGGTCTTCAGCCATTAGAAATTGATGCAAGAATGACATCCATTAAGACTTTGTTGTAGCAATATTATGATATCTATAAGAGGAATGTAGTTCCTAGTGTTGCATCTAGTTTACCTAGTGATGGAGTCCCTACTCCTTTGGAAACCACGTCTGCATCTATAACAATTCCTAGGGTTCAAAATTTTTCCATGCAAAGGTTGAAAAGGGCTAGAGTATCATCTAGTTCCTCCACTAACTCTTCTGATTTACAAGTGTATCTTGATTTAGCAACAATTGAGGTGGATGATGACAATCAATTCAATGTTTTTGGGATGGTGGAATACAAATCACACATTGTACCCTATTATTTCACTTATGGCTCGTGACCTATTAAGTGTACAAGCTTCAACAGTTGCATCAGAAGCTGCATTTAGTGCTGGTGGTCGAGTTGTTTCAGAAAAGAGAGCTGCTCTAAGTCCAAATACTATAGAAGCTTTAGTCTGTTTGAAGGATTGGAGCTTGGCAAGTACAAGAAAGCAAAAAGCAGCACGAGAAGAGGAATGTGCTGAAGAACTAATGAATGCAAAGGCTGCAAGATCAGATTAGATGATTGATAGTGATGATATTGGTGAAGATGCTAGTGAAGATGATGGGGAAACTGAGAATGGAATTGAAAGTGCTTCTATTGGAGTCCCTTAGTTACTTATCTGATTTAGTAACCATGTGtcttttttgtgttttggGTTACAAGGCTTGGTTACTTATCAAGTCTCTAGACTTGTTACTTTTTTGTGTTAAGGACTACAAGGCTCATGAACATTTTGAGTCTCTAAATTTCTAACCAGCATTGGCATATGTACTAATTCTCAAACATTAGTACCTGGTACTGAGcttttgttgtaacatatatTGAATGAATTTATGATTAATCTTTTTATATATACTTAATCCATCTTTGTGTTTCTGCTCAACTGTATTTCATTAATAGTTTGTAAGATTAGAGTATATGTGTTACTTGGACTCTTATTGATACTCTTTTCTTACTTGTACTAATATGTTGCCTTGTTTGCATTGCAGATCATGAGTATGAGAATGTGATTCTAGGTGAGAATGACCCTTTGCCTTTAAAAAACTACAAATTGTTGCAAGTTGGACTACTTATTTGGTCTTGGTGCATATGTCTAAAGTTTCACATGCATATGTATTAAAAAGCAATGGCCTCCAATAGCTCCCAAGTTCATAATTCAAACCCATTTTATGTTGATTTATTAATTCCTACTTATAACTTAATCAATGGtggttatatttttattattatcatGATGACTAATTCCTGCTTGatgtttattttgtttttgcagAACAAACTTTTGCTTCATGAGTATGGAATCAACAGGGAAGGGTTTCATTTGCTCATAGTAAAGTTATATTGTTAGTCCTCTTTAGTTGTATATAGTTCTCAttctcaaacgtgaaatgtgAACAGTTAATAAGGAAATTGAGGCTTCTAATTCTAAACAGAAGAGTGATATTTGGAATATTTTTTAGAAGATAGAAGTAGTGGAAAACAATAATAAAGTACGAAAAGCTAAGTGTGGTATTTGTAGTGCATTGCTTAGTTGTGGTTCTACTAGTGGAACAAATCTTTTAGCTCGACATGTTAGAAAGCATGGTAGTGCACATGGTCACCTAAATTGTTGATTGTGGACATTTGGTGACTTTGCTATGTGCAATTGTTCtggttatttaaaaaaaaagtctagCAGTAATAAATCCTCATATTCTAGATGGAGACGAAGCTCCTAGCGGATACTTCATTGGAGACGGCATGCCTCAAGATGAAATCAAGAAATGGCAGACTCTGGTGAGTGTGGTGATATGGTGAGACATGTGAATTTGTTAATTATTCAGTTCACCCCTGAAGCAAGGTTACTAGAATCTGGATTAATGTATCATACAATGATGAAGCATTAAAGGTTGATACAACTATTGAACTATATGTATTCTTTATAATTTTAGATTTGAGTTTTCCTCTTTTCATTTGTATAATTTTAATCGAGACTTTGGTTTGTTTAtgtctttttattttccatcTTTTATGTATGGACAAAGTTCCATCTTTAAAAGCTGAAAAATAAGGTTGTTTTGtcacttttgtttttgtttgagtAAAGCCCGGCCCGACCCGATAAAGAAAGGGCTGGCCTGGTCGGCCCTGTTTGGCCCGGTCCATGGGCAGCCATGAGGCTTGCAATATATAGACAAGCCCAACcctataaaatataaaaggtGTGTTGAAGCCCGGCCCATTGCTGACCCATACCCTTAACAATGCCCTTTAGCCCTCACTTAATACTTTTTAGCCCTTCATTTAAGGGggttgaagatgaagagtgCTAAATGAGAGCTTTTTAGCCCTTAGCTTGGGTGGGTTGGAGATGACCtgactattttctaaaatgGTGATTTCACTTATGAATGACCATGGAATGAGAGTTTTTGGATAGATTGGCCGCATTCTTATAAAAACTTGGATTGAGACTAATGAACACATAATGACAAAACTAGGGCTGAGCATGGGCCGGGACGGGCCGGGATTAGGTGATTCTCAGTCCCGTTCTGTAATTTAAAATAAGGGACGGGACGAGATTAGGTGTTTCTAAAAGTGATCCCACCGTGTCACTTTCGGGATCGGGACCAAAATGGGCCTAAAATgatatttgtaaaataatgCAATAATTATCTtagaatgaaaataaataattaatcaattaccaTATATACTATAACAAGTTCAATTTTACTTGCTAATTAACTTTAGATGCATATCTTGCTTAGATAATCAATAAAGACTATATATCTTAATTAACAATGGTTTACCTAATGTTTAGAGAAGCAAAataaactctttttttttcttaaagggTAAAATAAACTTTTAGGGAGTTGTAGTTATTGTTTTCATAATATTTCTTAATCAATTTAACGGTTGAgataaacattatatatatatattagttattttagttttatatTAATATGGGATGAGACGAGATTGAATGAGCCTTACTAAGTTAATCCAGATCCTGTCCCGTTATTTTAAAACGGGACCGAGATGGGATGTACATTTTTCAAACATGAATTTCGTCCTCGTCCATGCAAATTTAGGGACGGGACCGGGATTTCGGGACCAAATGCCCGGCCCTAGGCAAAACCTGGTTCTCAAGGAGGTCAAAGAACAATTCTAAACCAAAAAAAGCTCTATATGATCATCAATTTAATAATAAGACCAAGGGACTATAATAGTCACGaaaaaaatcagagtatattcaGTGCACGACGTTTGTGAATGGACTAAATTATCATATAAATATACAATGGGTATAAATATCAATTATTTTGGACATCTATTGTGTCATGTATTATATATGCAGTGCATATAAGATTTTAGGTGAAAAACCATCACATTTACAGTATCATCAGATAAGTACGTCGTACTCAAGTGGATAGTTGAAATTAAATTTGAGTGACCAAAAGTGACATTTTACAAATATGAGCGACTAGTTTCTTAGCAAAAAGAAATAGTCACGATGGTAAAATCAGTTTAGTACAGCCGTACAGGAAACTAAAAGCTGTTGGAAGTCTCTCCAGTCTTCAGTTGGCGATGGCGGCAAAGATCATAACATCTCCTTTTGTAGGGGTTGCCGCTTTTGTCACCTTGCTGGCTCTTGTCGCCTTTTACTATAAGCCACTCTGTAAACAGGTCAGAACCTCAAAACTTCAGCTTCTTTACATGTTTAGGGAGCGCTAAATCACTACCTGGAATCGATTTCGTTTGGGTTTATTTCAGCAAATCAAATGGGGTATATCTTTCTCTGGGGAAAATAGCGTAGACTTGATTGGTTATGTAACTTTGGTTTATTGGACTGTTTGACATATAAGTCTAGATGTTGCTGATATTTGCAGAGATTGTTCACTGTTGAAGAATTGGCTTTATACAATGGAACGGATCAAAGTTTGCCAATCTTGTTAGGAATTCTCGGGTACCCTTTTGCTTTCTCTCTGCTTAGATCTGTATTTGATGACTGATTGTCTGTGAAATTGGACTTGCTGACTTCCAGAAActaattttgtgttttttgaTCAGATCGGTTTTCGATGTGACGAAAGGGAAGTCTCATTATGGTGAGGGTGGGGGTTATAATCATTTTTCTGGAAGGTGTGTTCTCTTCTATACATTTGTTAGAATTTTGTAAATGCTTTTGTAAGATATTCCACAGTCTAAATATTTCTTCCTTCTAGTCGACTTCATTCATAATGTACATCATAGATCATCTTATGGGGTTAAGAGTGTTTTGCTAGCACTTTATGTACTagttaattttgtttaaacTGAAAAGATCCCCATGGAGCAAAACGAAGTAAACAAGCTATATACAATTACAaacaatgaaaaatgaaattctTGATCTATGAGATTAATTAGCAGTTCATTTCATTTGTAATTGCCTCTAACAATATGCTCGTATTTATACTTTATTTCCCtcaaattttctgtttttcatttgatatgaGAGTATTTGGTTTCTGTAGATCCCTCATGTATAGCTGATCATAAATTATATCCTGTTCTCTTCCGAATCTGTCTTCAATTGTGTACTAAGTTGTTTTTCCTTCCCATGTTCATCAACGAAGAGATGCCTCACGAGCATTTGTTTCTGGAAACTTTACAGGTAAGAGTGGTCCTagtcttcctttttctttttcttttttgaaaaagGAATGgtcttagtttttttttgcattAAAATTAATCTTGATCAAACACAATCCTACAGATTGAAAGTGTTTGGAGTTTCCATTGCATTTATCTGTGCTTggcttattttctttttgcagACTAGTGCACTTTCAGTAGTTTAAAGTTGCTATTAATGGTAAAATAGACAAGCAAAAGAATTGGATTTGTGTGTTGGAGGGAATTATTTTCCTGGTGAATAAGGAGAACTTTGAATGATAGTTACTACTTGGATATTTAATCTTGGGATTAGAATTTGGGGAAAATGTGGAAACCTCAGCATTTACCTCTGTAAACAGTGTAATTGGATGATTGATTTTCTGTATGGATTTATAGCAGAATGATGAAGCAACTCTTTACACTATAAGGTTTCACTGTtacaacaaaaaaattactatCTGGCTTTTTGATTCATTATATTGCAGGGGATGGGCTCACAGACTCGTTAAGTGGTTTATCCAGCCAACAGGTAATTAATGTTCTTTTCTTCCCCACTGACCTGGTGGTTGTGAAGCCACactaaaaatgtaaaatttacaatttaaattttagAACTGTGGCTATCAAAGATCACCTAATATGGATGTAGCTGCTGAGTCGAGCCTTATTAGTAAAGAATTGCAGTTTGTCAGTAGCTCACCTGTTGAGAACCCATGGTCATGCTGCTCACTTCGTGTCTCGCTTATCTTTTGATAATCAGCTCACTCATTTTTAAACACATTAATAAAATTAGGATAAGTAAAATataaatcaaatatctactttTGGTTAAGCTGTAATTTTAGGAATTTGACATGCTAAGTTTATTGATTTGTTCCACTAGTATGATTCTGTTATTTTGTTCTGCAGGTGAAGAGTATTGTTGAATGGAGGGATTTCTACGTTAGAACCTACAAGTGAGCTATACATCGTTTTACTATTTCGGTGCTGTTGGAAGTTAGAAATAAAATCCCTTTCGTATGTTTGGAAGTTGGTTCATGGTTACTGACTTACTGGAACACCATTCTTTTATCCCATATGATTTCCACTTCTGAAGCGGTTGGGATTGAAACTTTAGACTTGATATCAGAATTgcattatatacatatatatataggaagtTTACCATGAATATCTAAAATGGACCAAAAAGGGATCAGTTTTAAATACCACACATAGGAATAATTGTTATGTCTTCAAAACTTATAATGCTTATATTTTCTGGTAAAGTGGAAAAGGCCCACTAGAAATGGCTTTTGGATAAGTCATTCAGTCTATTCCTGCTCAAATGGCCTCTGGCCGCTTCTTTTAGATAAATTTGTGTGCCTCTGACTGGTACACAAATGTCTCATGACAGTCAACAATGCACTTATTTTTTGCTCCAGTATTTGAgccttgttttgttttgtcttGTTTTGTAACCGTAGTGTCTTGGCATGACAAAGATACTATATTGCATAACTCACCCTTTTAAATTAGTGAACTGCCTGGTTTCATTATTAATGAGTTAATTGTCAGATTTGTTGGTAAGCTAGTTGGTCGGTACTATGATACCAAAGGAAATCCTACAAAGTATTTGAAGGGAGTTGAAGCAAAGGCTGCAAGAGGTGCACAGCTATTGAAGAAACAGGAGATTGAAGAAGCTAAGCAACCTTGTTGTAATTCAAGGTGGAGTCAGGACGAAGGCGGAGAGGTATGTTGTTTCCGTTCTTGTAAATATTTTTATGTGCATGTGTATGTACTTTGTCTATTGTGTAGGGCTGTGGGCTTATAAACTAGGGTACATCTTGGTGATGTGTAGAGCATAGTAATGTTACTTGTATTTTGATATCTAACACAGTATTAACAGAGGTAATGCAATAAACCTACCATAAAACTAGCTGATAAAACTCCGAGTTGTGACTTCGGCTCTGTAGTCCTTCACATATTTGGTGCTGAATGAGCTTTATCTTACATGTCAATCATTTTGGTTAGGTATGGTGTGATGTGGGAGTGCCACGGTTAGTTCAGAGGCCACTAGAAATTGCTTTGACCGGGAAAATGAGCAAGCGATGTGCGTGCTTTAAAGAGGATCAACTGAGCCAACCAGGGTTGGAAGTCTACGAAGGATGTGATCATCTTGCCAAGACCTGCCGAGTGTAACTATGTTCCATTGCAGAACTTCCATCTTAGAGAGTTAACCGAACTCCTTTTAGGCTTCTTCATAGATGTCAATTTCAATGTTTCCTAAAAGGGGTTGAACAAGGCGGGATGAACCGAAGCCAGGTGAAAAAAGAGACATAGAAGTGGTGGCCAAGTCTCTGCTCGCTGTGCGCATATGTGCAATGTCAACGTTGACATATACCTCAgaatgaattttgaatttcctgtattctgttttgttttgtaaaTTGTGTGAATGCTCGAATGCACATCTATACAATGTTACTTTTGTGTAATTTCTTCTAGGGTGGTGCTTTATTTTAAGAAAGTCTTAACACTAGTTTTCTGAGGGGAAAATAGATAGTTTCAGTAATCGAAATAATGAGCTTGAGCAAACAAACCCTAATAACTACAACTTCAAAAGtgaaaaacaaattcaaaacTAAAGTTACAAAAACACAATGAACCTATAAAACACAAGCCGAGATTACATGTACAAGTAGGGTCAAGATTCAAGAACAATTCATCTCCGTCTGACTCCGTGGAAATCGGATCTCCTAGGGTGAATTAAAACGATTTTGTCTCCGTCCGGCGGTGCGTATACTAACGTTGTTTCCGGACGAGAACTGTGCTTGGGTCAATTGGTGGTCAAGCAAGGAAGTTGGATGGGGGTGGACCAATAGAGGGTGGTGGTCTGGGTTTTGTCAGCTTGTTGCGATTGGTTTATGGTTTTGCAGGGGTCGTGGCTTGGCAGCGTTGTCTTGTTATCGCTCCTGAGTCGCCAGTTTGGGCTCATAGGGGGTGGTGCTAGTGCCGACGCAAGATGAGATAGGGAGGGGAGGGGTCACAAGTTGCCTGGTTTGCTCCACCGACCCAAGTTGGGTCTCGATGATCTCTTGTTGGTTTGATGTTTATGTACGGTGTAGTATCTGGCGGGGTTTTGGAGTGGTGGCTTGTTGGCGATGTTGGCGTTGGGCGGCGGTTACTGCGATCGAAAGATGATGGCGGTAGGGTGGCATAACTCTGGTTGATGACCTTTGAGGTCCATGGTGGTGGGCATGGGCTCTTTTGGGTCTATGTTGGGTCAACTAGTTAGATTATGTAGGTGGGTTTGGGTCTTTGgcccaagttttttttttgtctgtcCCTCCTCTTTGAGTGAGGGATTAGGTTGTCGTTAAATATGGTTTGATCGTTCAGTGCACATGTTTATAGTGCACGTCATTTTTAGGGATTATTTCAAAAGTCGGTTCTTTCTAGGTGTCAATGTAATATGGAGGCTGTCTCTGTAAA contains:
- the LOC126798228 gene encoding membrane-associated progesterone-binding protein 4, which produces MAAKIITSPFVGVAAFVTLLALVAFYYKPLCKQRLFTVEELALYNGTDQSLPILLGILGSVFDVTKGKSHYGEGGGYNHFSGRDASRAFVSGNFTGDGLTDSLSGLSSQQVKSIVEWRDFYVRTYKFVGKLVGRYYDTKGNPTKYLKGVEAKAARGAQLLKKQEIEEAKQPCCNSRWSQDEGGEVWCDVGVPRLVQRPLEIALTGKMSKRCACFKEDQLSQPGLEVYEGCDHLAKTCRV